One stretch of Nicotiana tabacum cultivar K326 chromosome 18, ASM71507v2, whole genome shotgun sequence DNA includes these proteins:
- the LOC107790743 gene encoding uncharacterized protein LOC107790743 isoform X4 — protein MAKSKLDLPDDLLSSKGNYDDKSFLVSIDDSKDQAAVDSNIPLSPQWLYVKPSDSKMEMRAPSSLSLGSSADSNQKDAWRSDVPDEKKDWRRPTAETESGRRWREEERETGLLGRRDRRKPDRRAENAPAKETTDARALPASDRWHDVNNRNLGHDTRRDTKWSSRWGPEDKEKEARNEKRIDVDKDEVHNEVQTFGANRTVSERESDTRDKWRPRHRLEGSSGALGSYRAAPGFGGEKGRVEGSNVGFTMGRGRSSVAILKPSGCAIGAAQFDNSVPGKPSISTHIYCYPRGKILDIYRRQKLEQSFCSLPVNMEEAPPITQLSTTEPLAFVVPDSAEEAILNDIWQGKITSSGVMYNSYRKGRSTDNVTEIGDGEFSDGKQGILSADIIEETGDMFPKTLNDVEESNVNSLFCGNDVNVILGGDANHEVQKEKVFEDIARDDTLLTNKRADNIGSLKDSSTQLDHSEIKLPDYAATRHPLFESIEQNVAFDVNAKLPDNSNSIYIMLSDINNSRHSGIENQLERDIPPEELSLYYCDPQGEIQGPFLGVDIISWFEQGFFGTDLLVRVEGAPEDSPFYELGDVMPHLKFGHMYASNMDLPKVDQPAVLEGKLESGLRSSVSELFSSAPLDGLSWPSSDFDGLSAQRFQSKVPDLSYSQSEDFNEFVGQNEESSFPGRPGSRGNPIGKTLRGPTDLSNTNHPIPSELMEPGAPSQKDKMHPLGLLWSELEGTSRRNDQIPNVPFSGGGQDQILNPVAARVAPFGSRTESTSTAEMWDAYRRNAPSDLNLYQDAMDAHRLSHMDREPNHFELAEKLFSQQLQQHPHSLLSAHNSHLNEAMLERGASHNSVHHPQVASQIEQDLERVMALQLQHQRQLQLQQHQQMQQQQQFHQQQMLLKEQQQSHARQLLLEQLLQSQMSDTNRAQSRLDATRPNNALEQVLMKQQILTELQRSHLHPRHTEPSIEHLIQAKLGQMPHQGHQNDLMELVSRAKHGQMHPLAHQILQQEQLHSRQLPVGLRQQLEMEEDRHSGSVWPVDEAGQFLRIPTDAHRSNSGFGPLDFYQQQQVPSPEEHLSHLERNLSVQDRFAHGLYDSGLLPFERSMSLPVGGPGVKMDVANPLVQQQSLEMQDLNSRMHSGAQMAGFSNDVYSQSPHQHLVPNQFHALHPDTIEKHWSKSNGQIPMDWMESRMKQLNLNSEREKKDFDVKQVSEDPSMWMSAGMNDDSSKRLLLELLHPKYGQQSTEQAEMPNGISHEIPSGHVLGTNSANRSINPLLNQDMSQNQTFSVGSFGSTSGMLPQRDLVDERSHVLAGGERLPHKSHSGALAEANPLFSSISDASQRHSEARENTVEQAGLTAITGDIPVNILRRPTSLGTGGGNVGLYDDKIGTGDSLPEEPAKERVSAMTSKRPENILLKRPPVSRVSSNLEGFSELTSDSLVRGKNPSNAMVSEGGKVEVGGNTANQAADIVTPGKKDVRFRRTASCSDSDVSETSFSDMVKSSAKKPTAQEAHASESSDGTQGARSGSKKKGKKGRQIDPALLGFKVTSNRIMMGEIQRIED, from the exons ATGGCCAAAAGCAAGCTCGATCTCCCGGACGATCTCCTTTCTTCCAAAG GTAATTATGATGACAAGTCATTCTTGGTGTCGATTGACGATTCGAAAG ATCAAGCAGCGGTGGACAGTAACATTCCTTTGTCTCCCCAGTGGCTTTATGTGAAACCAAGTGACTCTAAGATG GAAATGCGTGCACCAAGTTCTCTCTCACTTGGAAGTTCTGCTGATTCAAATCAGAAGGATGCTTGGCGTTCAGATGTGCCTGATGAAAAAAAAGATTGGAGAAGACCCACAGCAGAGACGGAGAGTGGTCGCCGATGGCGTGAAGAAGAGAGGGAAACTGGCTTGCTTGGTAGAAGAGATCGTAGGAAACCAGATCGCCGTGCTGAAAATGCTCCTGCCAAAGAAACCACAGACGCTAGAGCTTTACCTGCTTCTGACAGATGGCACGATGTTAATAATCGCAATTTGGGGCATGACACAAGACGTGATACCAAGTGGTCCTCTAGGTGGGGTCCTGAAGACAAAGAAAAGGAAGCACGGAATGAGAAGAGGATAGATGTAGATAAGGACGAAGTTCATAATGAGGTTCAAACATTTGGTGCTAACCGTACTGTGTCCGAGCGGGAGTCGGATACTCGAGATAAGTGGAGACCACGGCATAGATTGGAGGGTAGCTCTGGTGCTCTTGGTTCCTATCGTGCTGCTCCAGGATTTGGAGGGGAGAAAGGAAGAGTCGAGGGGTCAAATGTGGGATTTACCATGGGGCGTGGGAGATCTAGCGTGGCCATTTTAAAACCTTCTGGGTGTGCAATTGGGGCTGCACAATTTGACAATTCTGTCCCTGGAAAACCAAGCATCTCAACTCACATATATTGTTATCCGCGGGGGAAGATTTTGGATATATACCGCAGGCAAAAGCTGGAGCAATCTTTTTGTAGCTTGCCTGTAAATATGGAAGAAGCACCCCCTATCACTCAACTAAGTACCACTGAACCATTAGCTTTTGTTGTTCCTGATTCTGCGGAGGAG GCCATCCTTAATGATATATGGCAAGGTAAAATTACTAGTAGTGGTGTGATGTACAATTCTTACAGAAAGGGCCGATCAACGGATAATGTTACAG AAATAGGGGATGGCGAGTTTTCCGATGGAAAACAGGGCATTCTCTCTGCAGACATCATTGAGGAGACAGGGGATATGTTTCCAAAAACGTTAAACGATGTAGAAGAGTCAAATGTCAATAGCCTTTTCTGTGGAAATGATGTCAATGTCATATTGGGTG GGGATGCAAATCATGAAGTACAAAAAGAGAAAGTTTTTGAAGATATTGCTAGGGATGACACTTTGTTGACCAATAAGAGAGCTGACAACATAGGCAGCTTGAAAGATAGTAGTACTCAACTTGATCATTCTGAAATCAAGTTACCTGATTATGCAGCAACTAGGCACCCTCTCTTTGAGAGCATTGAACAGAATGTTGCTTTTGATGTCAATGCAAAGCTTCCCGATAATTCAAATTCTATATATATCATGCTCTCTGATATCAACAACTCAAGACACAGTGGTATTGAAAACCAATTAGAGAGGGATATCCCACCTGAGGAATTGAGTTTGTATTATTGTGATCCTCAGGGAGAAATTCAGGGACCATTTCTTGGAGTTGACATCATATCATGGTTTGAGCAAGGATTTTTTGGAACTGACTTACTGGTTCGTGTGGAAGGTGCTCCTGAGGATTCACCTTTCTACGAATTGGGTGACGTAATGCCGCATTTAAAATTTGGACATATGTATGCCAGTAATATGGATCTCCCTAAGGTTGATCAACCTGCTGTATTAGAGGGGAAGCTGGAGTCTGGTTTACGCAGTTCTGTTAGTGAGCTTTTTTCTTCAGCTCCCCTTGATGGATTAAGCTGGCCATCATCTGATTTTGATGGTCTTTCTGCACAGCGTTTTCAGTCAAAAGTACCTGATCTGTCATATTCTCAAAGTGAAGACTTTAATGAATTCGTTGGTCAAAATGAAG AATCTTCGTTTCCAGGTAGACCCGGAAGTAGAGGCAATCCTATTGGAAAAACTTTGAGGGGCCCCACTGATCTTTCGAATACCAATCATCCCATTCCTAGTGAATTAATGGAGCCCGGGGCTCCGAGTCAGAAAGATAAAATGCACCCACTTGGTTTGTTATGGTCCGAGCTCGAAGGCACTTCAAGAAGGAATGATCAAATTCCAAATGTTCCTTTTAGCGGAGGTGGTCAGGATCAAATTCTAAACCCTGTAGCTGCAAGGGTTGCCCCTTTTGGTTCAAGGACCGAGTCAACTTCTACTGCAGAAATGTGGGATGCTTATAGAAGAAATGCTCCTTCTGACTTGAACTTATATCAAGATGCCATGGATGCTCACCGCTTGTCGCACATGGACCGGGAACCAAATCATTTTGAATTGGCAGAAAAGCTGTTCTCTCAGCAACTTCAACAACATCCACATAGTTTACTGTCTGCTCATAACAGCCACTTGAATGAAGCAATGCTGGAAAGAGGGGCAAGCCATAATTCAGTACACCACCCACAGGTTGCCAGTCAAATTGAGCAGGATTTGGAACGCGTTATGGCCCTTCAGCTGCAGCACCAGAGACAGCTGCAGCTTCAACAACATCAGCAAATGCAGCAACAGCAACAGTTCCATCAACAGCAGATGCTACTGAAAGAACAACAACAGTCTCATGCTAGACAGTTGCTTCTTGAACAATTGTTGCAGAGTCAAATGTCTGATACTAACCGTGCACAGTCACGTCTTGATGCTACAAGGCCTAACAATGCCCTGGAACAGGTTTTGATGAAGCAGCAAATTCTAACTGAACTACAACGCTCTCACCTTCATCCAAGACATACTGAACCATCAATTGAGCATCTCATTCAGGCTAAACTTGGTCAAATGCCACATCAAGGGCATCAAAATGATTTAATGGAGCTCGTATCACGAGCAAAACATGGACAGATGCACCCTTTGGCTCATCAAATTCTTCAGCAAGAACAATTGCATAGCAGGCAGTTGCCTGTTGGATTAAGGCAACAATTGGAAATGGAGGAAGACAGGCATTCTGGTTCTGTATGGCCTGTAGATGAAGCTGGTCAGTTTCTCCGAATCCCAACTGATGCTCATCGATCCAACTCTGGATTTGGACCATTAGATTTTTACCAACAGCAACAGGTGCCATCTCCCGAAGAACATTTAAGTCACCTTGAAAGGAATTTGTCTGTACAAGATAGATTCGCACATGGTCTCTATGACTCTGGATTATTGCCGTTTGAACGATCAATGTCATTACCAGTTGGTGGTCCTGGAGTAAAAATGGATGTTGCAAATCCACTTGTGCAGCAACAAAGTTTAGAAATGCAAGATCTGAATTCAAGAATGCATTCAGGTGCTCAGATGGCTGGGTTCTCAAATGATGTCTACTCGCAATCTCCTCACCAGCATTTGGTTCCGAACCAGTTTCATGCTTTGCATCCAGATACCATTGAAAAACATTGGTCTAAAAGCAACGGTCAGATACCTATGGATTGGATGGAATCTCGAATGAAGCAACTGAATCTCAATAGTGAAAGGGAAAAAAAGGATTTTGATGTCAAACAGGTTTCTGAAGATCCTAGTATGTGGATGTCAGCTGGTATGAATGATGACAGTTCAAAGCGATTGCTTTTGGAACTGCTTCATCCTAAATATGGCCAGCAGTCAACTGAGCAAGCAGAAATGCCCAATGGAATTTCACATGAGATACCGTCTGGTCATGTTCTTGGGACAAATTCAGCAAACCGCTCAATTAATCCCCTATTGAATCAGGATATGAGTCAAAACCAAACCTTCTCTGTAGGGTCGTTCGGTTCTACTTCAGGTATGCTACCACAGAGAGATCTTGTGGATGAGAGGTCCCATGTTCTTGCTGGTGGTGAAAGATTGCCCCACAAATCTCATTCTGGAGCGTTGGCTGAAGCTAATCCTCTCTTTTCTAGCATCAGTGATGCCTCCCAG AGGCACTCAGAGGCTCGAGAAAACACTGTCGAGCAAGCTGGTCTGACGGCTATAACAGGGGACATCCCAGTAAACATTCTCCGCAGGCCTACTTCACTTGGGACTGGAG GTGGTAATGTTGGCTTGTATGATGACAAGATAGGTACAGGTGACTCTTTGCCAGAGGAACCTGCTAAGGAACG agTGTCTGCAATGACATCAAAAAGGCCAGAAAACATTTTGCTGAAGCGTCCACCTGTCTCGCGAGTGTCATCTAACCTGGAAGGGTTTTCTGAATTGACTTCTGATTCACTTGTTAGAGGGAAAAATCCTTCGAATGCCATGGTTTCTGAAG GGGGGAAAGTAGAAGTTGGAGGTAACACAGCAAATCAAGCCGCTGACATAGTGACACCTGGAAAGAAAGATGTGCGCTTTCGGCGAACTGCCTCATGTAGTGATTCTGATGTTTCTGAGACATCATTCAGTGACATGGTTAAGAGTAGTGCGAAGAAGCCAACAGCCCAGGAGGCTCATGCTTCAGAATCATCAGATGGAACACAGGGTGCCCGTAGCGGCAGcaagaaaaaagggaagaaaggaaGACAAATTGATCCAGCTCTTCTTGGATTCAAGGTCACAAGCAATCGCATCATGATGGGTGAGATACAGCGGATAGAAGATTAG
- the LOC107790743 gene encoding uncharacterized protein LOC107790743 isoform X3, whose amino-acid sequence MAKSKLDLPDDLLSSKGNYDDKSFLVSIDDSKDQAAVDSNIPLSPQWLYVKPSDSKMEMRAPSSLSLGSSADSNQKDAWRSDVPDEKKDWRRPTAETESGRRWREEERETGLLGRRDRRKPDRRAENAPAKETTDARALPASDRWHDVNNRNLGHDTRRDTKWSSRWGPEDKEKEARNEKRIDVDKDEVHNEVQTFGANRTVSERESDTRDKWRPRHRLEGSSGALGSYRAAPGFGGEKGRVEGSNVGFTMGRGRSSVAILKPSGCAIGAAQFDNSVPGKPSISTHIYCYPRGKILDIYRRQKLEQSFCSLPVNMEEAPPITQLSTTEPLAFVVPDSAEEAILNDIWQGKITSSGVMYNSYRKGRSTDNVTEIGDGEFSDGKQGILSADIIEETGDMFPKTLNDVEESNVNSLFCGNDVNVILGEGDANHEVQKEKVFEDIARDDTLLTNKRADNIGSLKDSSTQLDHSEIKLPDYAATRHPLFESIEQNVAFDVNAKLPDNSNSIYIMLSDINNSRHSGIENQLERDIPPEELSLYYCDPQGEIQGPFLGVDIISWFEQGFFGTDLLVRVEGAPEDSPFYELGDVMPHLKFGHMYASNMDLPKVDQPAVLEGKLESGLRSSVSELFSSAPLDGLSWPSSDFDGLSAQRFQSKVPDLSYSQSEDFNEFVGQNEESSFPGRPGSRGNPIGKTLRGPTDLSNTNHPIPSELMEPGAPSQKDKMHPLGLLWSELEGTSRRNDQIPNVPFSGGGQDQILNPVAARVAPFGSRTESTSTAEMWDAYRRNAPSDLNLYQDAMDAHRLSHMDREPNHFELAEKLFSQQLQQHPHSLLSAHNSHLNEAMLERGASHNSVHHPQVASQIEQDLERVMALQLQHQRQLQLQQHQQMQQQQQFHQQQMLLKEQQQSHARQLLLEQLLQSQMSDTNRAQSRLDATRPNNALEQVLMKQQILTELQRSHLHPRHTEPSIEHLIQAKLGQMPHQGHQNDLMELVSRAKHGQMHPLAHQILQQEQLHSRQLPVGLRQQLEMEEDRHSGSVWPVDEAGQFLRIPTDAHRSNSGFGPLDFYQQQQVPSPEEHLSHLERNLSVQDRFAHGLYDSGLLPFERSMSLPVGGPGVKMDVANPLVQQQSLEMQDLNSRMHSGAQMAGFSNDVYSQSPHQHLVPNQFHALHPDTIEKHWSKSNGQIPMDWMESRMKQLNLNSEREKKDFDVKQVSEDPSMWMSAGMNDDSSKRLLLELLHPKYGQQSTEQAEMPNGISHEIPSGHVLGTNSANRSINPLLNQDMSQNQTFSVGSFGSTSGMLPQRDLVDERSHVLAGGERLPHKSHSGALAEANPLFSSISDASQRHSEARENTVEQAGLTAITGDIPVNILRRPTSLGTGGGNVGLYDDKIGTGDSLPEEPAKERVSAMTSKRPENILLKRPPVSRVSSNLEGFSELTSDSLVRGKNPSNAMVSEGGKVEVGGNTANQAADIVTPGKKDVRFRRTASCSDSDVSETSFSDMVKSSAKKPTAQEAHASESSDGTQGARSGSKKKGKKGRQIDPALLGFKVTSNRIMMGEIQRIED is encoded by the exons ATGGCCAAAAGCAAGCTCGATCTCCCGGACGATCTCCTTTCTTCCAAAG GTAATTATGATGACAAGTCATTCTTGGTGTCGATTGACGATTCGAAAG ATCAAGCAGCGGTGGACAGTAACATTCCTTTGTCTCCCCAGTGGCTTTATGTGAAACCAAGTGACTCTAAGATG GAAATGCGTGCACCAAGTTCTCTCTCACTTGGAAGTTCTGCTGATTCAAATCAGAAGGATGCTTGGCGTTCAGATGTGCCTGATGAAAAAAAAGATTGGAGAAGACCCACAGCAGAGACGGAGAGTGGTCGCCGATGGCGTGAAGAAGAGAGGGAAACTGGCTTGCTTGGTAGAAGAGATCGTAGGAAACCAGATCGCCGTGCTGAAAATGCTCCTGCCAAAGAAACCACAGACGCTAGAGCTTTACCTGCTTCTGACAGATGGCACGATGTTAATAATCGCAATTTGGGGCATGACACAAGACGTGATACCAAGTGGTCCTCTAGGTGGGGTCCTGAAGACAAAGAAAAGGAAGCACGGAATGAGAAGAGGATAGATGTAGATAAGGACGAAGTTCATAATGAGGTTCAAACATTTGGTGCTAACCGTACTGTGTCCGAGCGGGAGTCGGATACTCGAGATAAGTGGAGACCACGGCATAGATTGGAGGGTAGCTCTGGTGCTCTTGGTTCCTATCGTGCTGCTCCAGGATTTGGAGGGGAGAAAGGAAGAGTCGAGGGGTCAAATGTGGGATTTACCATGGGGCGTGGGAGATCTAGCGTGGCCATTTTAAAACCTTCTGGGTGTGCAATTGGGGCTGCACAATTTGACAATTCTGTCCCTGGAAAACCAAGCATCTCAACTCACATATATTGTTATCCGCGGGGGAAGATTTTGGATATATACCGCAGGCAAAAGCTGGAGCAATCTTTTTGTAGCTTGCCTGTAAATATGGAAGAAGCACCCCCTATCACTCAACTAAGTACCACTGAACCATTAGCTTTTGTTGTTCCTGATTCTGCGGAGGAG GCCATCCTTAATGATATATGGCAAGGTAAAATTACTAGTAGTGGTGTGATGTACAATTCTTACAGAAAGGGCCGATCAACGGATAATGTTACAG AAATAGGGGATGGCGAGTTTTCCGATGGAAAACAGGGCATTCTCTCTGCAGACATCATTGAGGAGACAGGGGATATGTTTCCAAAAACGTTAAACGATGTAGAAGAGTCAAATGTCAATAGCCTTTTCTGTGGAAATGATGTCAATGTCATATTGGGTG AAGGGGATGCAAATCATGAAGTACAAAAAGAGAAAGTTTTTGAAGATATTGCTAGGGATGACACTTTGTTGACCAATAAGAGAGCTGACAACATAGGCAGCTTGAAAGATAGTAGTACTCAACTTGATCATTCTGAAATCAAGTTACCTGATTATGCAGCAACTAGGCACCCTCTCTTTGAGAGCATTGAACAGAATGTTGCTTTTGATGTCAATGCAAAGCTTCCCGATAATTCAAATTCTATATATATCATGCTCTCTGATATCAACAACTCAAGACACAGTGGTATTGAAAACCAATTAGAGAGGGATATCCCACCTGAGGAATTGAGTTTGTATTATTGTGATCCTCAGGGAGAAATTCAGGGACCATTTCTTGGAGTTGACATCATATCATGGTTTGAGCAAGGATTTTTTGGAACTGACTTACTGGTTCGTGTGGAAGGTGCTCCTGAGGATTCACCTTTCTACGAATTGGGTGACGTAATGCCGCATTTAAAATTTGGACATATGTATGCCAGTAATATGGATCTCCCTAAGGTTGATCAACCTGCTGTATTAGAGGGGAAGCTGGAGTCTGGTTTACGCAGTTCTGTTAGTGAGCTTTTTTCTTCAGCTCCCCTTGATGGATTAAGCTGGCCATCATCTGATTTTGATGGTCTTTCTGCACAGCGTTTTCAGTCAAAAGTACCTGATCTGTCATATTCTCAAAGTGAAGACTTTAATGAATTCGTTGGTCAAAATGAAG AATCTTCGTTTCCAGGTAGACCCGGAAGTAGAGGCAATCCTATTGGAAAAACTTTGAGGGGCCCCACTGATCTTTCGAATACCAATCATCCCATTCCTAGTGAATTAATGGAGCCCGGGGCTCCGAGTCAGAAAGATAAAATGCACCCACTTGGTTTGTTATGGTCCGAGCTCGAAGGCACTTCAAGAAGGAATGATCAAATTCCAAATGTTCCTTTTAGCGGAGGTGGTCAGGATCAAATTCTAAACCCTGTAGCTGCAAGGGTTGCCCCTTTTGGTTCAAGGACCGAGTCAACTTCTACTGCAGAAATGTGGGATGCTTATAGAAGAAATGCTCCTTCTGACTTGAACTTATATCAAGATGCCATGGATGCTCACCGCTTGTCGCACATGGACCGGGAACCAAATCATTTTGAATTGGCAGAAAAGCTGTTCTCTCAGCAACTTCAACAACATCCACATAGTTTACTGTCTGCTCATAACAGCCACTTGAATGAAGCAATGCTGGAAAGAGGGGCAAGCCATAATTCAGTACACCACCCACAGGTTGCCAGTCAAATTGAGCAGGATTTGGAACGCGTTATGGCCCTTCAGCTGCAGCACCAGAGACAGCTGCAGCTTCAACAACATCAGCAAATGCAGCAACAGCAACAGTTCCATCAACAGCAGATGCTACTGAAAGAACAACAACAGTCTCATGCTAGACAGTTGCTTCTTGAACAATTGTTGCAGAGTCAAATGTCTGATACTAACCGTGCACAGTCACGTCTTGATGCTACAAGGCCTAACAATGCCCTGGAACAGGTTTTGATGAAGCAGCAAATTCTAACTGAACTACAACGCTCTCACCTTCATCCAAGACATACTGAACCATCAATTGAGCATCTCATTCAGGCTAAACTTGGTCAAATGCCACATCAAGGGCATCAAAATGATTTAATGGAGCTCGTATCACGAGCAAAACATGGACAGATGCACCCTTTGGCTCATCAAATTCTTCAGCAAGAACAATTGCATAGCAGGCAGTTGCCTGTTGGATTAAGGCAACAATTGGAAATGGAGGAAGACAGGCATTCTGGTTCTGTATGGCCTGTAGATGAAGCTGGTCAGTTTCTCCGAATCCCAACTGATGCTCATCGATCCAACTCTGGATTTGGACCATTAGATTTTTACCAACAGCAACAGGTGCCATCTCCCGAAGAACATTTAAGTCACCTTGAAAGGAATTTGTCTGTACAAGATAGATTCGCACATGGTCTCTATGACTCTGGATTATTGCCGTTTGAACGATCAATGTCATTACCAGTTGGTGGTCCTGGAGTAAAAATGGATGTTGCAAATCCACTTGTGCAGCAACAAAGTTTAGAAATGCAAGATCTGAATTCAAGAATGCATTCAGGTGCTCAGATGGCTGGGTTCTCAAATGATGTCTACTCGCAATCTCCTCACCAGCATTTGGTTCCGAACCAGTTTCATGCTTTGCATCCAGATACCATTGAAAAACATTGGTCTAAAAGCAACGGTCAGATACCTATGGATTGGATGGAATCTCGAATGAAGCAACTGAATCTCAATAGTGAAAGGGAAAAAAAGGATTTTGATGTCAAACAGGTTTCTGAAGATCCTAGTATGTGGATGTCAGCTGGTATGAATGATGACAGTTCAAAGCGATTGCTTTTGGAACTGCTTCATCCTAAATATGGCCAGCAGTCAACTGAGCAAGCAGAAATGCCCAATGGAATTTCACATGAGATACCGTCTGGTCATGTTCTTGGGACAAATTCAGCAAACCGCTCAATTAATCCCCTATTGAATCAGGATATGAGTCAAAACCAAACCTTCTCTGTAGGGTCGTTCGGTTCTACTTCAGGTATGCTACCACAGAGAGATCTTGTGGATGAGAGGTCCCATGTTCTTGCTGGTGGTGAAAGATTGCCCCACAAATCTCATTCTGGAGCGTTGGCTGAAGCTAATCCTCTCTTTTCTAGCATCAGTGATGCCTCCCAG AGGCACTCAGAGGCTCGAGAAAACACTGTCGAGCAAGCTGGTCTGACGGCTATAACAGGGGACATCCCAGTAAACATTCTCCGCAGGCCTACTTCACTTGGGACTGGAG GTGGTAATGTTGGCTTGTATGATGACAAGATAGGTACAGGTGACTCTTTGCCAGAGGAACCTGCTAAGGAACG agTGTCTGCAATGACATCAAAAAGGCCAGAAAACATTTTGCTGAAGCGTCCACCTGTCTCGCGAGTGTCATCTAACCTGGAAGGGTTTTCTGAATTGACTTCTGATTCACTTGTTAGAGGGAAAAATCCTTCGAATGCCATGGTTTCTGAAG GGGGGAAAGTAGAAGTTGGAGGTAACACAGCAAATCAAGCCGCTGACATAGTGACACCTGGAAAGAAAGATGTGCGCTTTCGGCGAACTGCCTCATGTAGTGATTCTGATGTTTCTGAGACATCATTCAGTGACATGGTTAAGAGTAGTGCGAAGAAGCCAACAGCCCAGGAGGCTCATGCTTCAGAATCATCAGATGGAACACAGGGTGCCCGTAGCGGCAGcaagaaaaaagggaagaaaggaaGACAAATTGATCCAGCTCTTCTTGGATTCAAGGTCACAAGCAATCGCATCATGATGGGTGAGATACAGCGGATAGAAGATTAG